A genomic segment from Nicotiana sylvestris chromosome 1, ASM39365v2, whole genome shotgun sequence encodes:
- the LOC104246566 gene encoding growth-regulating factor 9 isoform X1 yields the protein MQPHLSSATPLSHSGKDEREKNEGSPPCIKLSLGYVVEEEEKGVNAIAKSVFTTVQFHELQLQAVIFKYIVSGLPVPFHLFFTIWNTVSSSLGSAVINKLYPTLGRFDYASMMDPEPGRCRRTDGKKWRCKRDVIPGQKYCGQHMHRGRRSRKLVEASEHVMKSDDICITPKRTKLYANSDDPGSKCAPASSKTSCLSSTSRNNQNNSVEDSSAKPRPTNSCNSSEKLDNHMTFNRKDTTTCIRTQSFIAGNDTDSKSIDFNHISPSKTNQKQSYGDARNSGGLAPVFGISAKIDLQHTTGNANLRFNCNTCSETEPQRCRRSDGKKWRCSRNAVPRQKYCETHMHRGAKKIMAASDSVIVEPSKPSSYRFCHQVIPKNDGTGINLNTSLSISTLPDPQNITEDDDSNSNSTSDATTITDEIPAFVSH from the exons ATGCAGCCTCATCTCTCTTCTGCCACACCCCTTTCTCACTCTg GAAAAGATGAAAGAGAGAAGAATGAAGGGTCACCACCTTGCATAAAGTTGTCTTTAGGCTATGTGgttgaggaagaagaaaaagGTGTCAATGCCATTGCCAAGTCTGTGTTCACAACAGTCCAGTTTCATGAACTACAGCTCCAAGCTGTGATTTTTAAGTACATAGTCTCTGGTCTTCCAGTTCCTTTTCATCTCTTTTTCACCATTTGGAATACTGTTTCCAGCTCCTTGGGCTCTGCTGTAATCAACAAACTTTACCCTACCT TGGGAAGATTTGATTACGCAAGCATGATGGATCCTGAACCAGGGAGGTGCAGAAGAACTGATGGTAAGAAATGGAGGTGCAAAAGGGATGTGATTCCAGGCCAGAAGTACTGTGGGCAGCACATGCATAGGGGTCGTCGTTCAAGAAAGCTTGTGGAAGCTTCCGAACATGTTATGAAATCAGATGATATATGTATCACTCCCAAGAGAACTAAACTGTATGCTAATTCTGATGATCCCGGTAGCAAATGTGCTCCTGCTAGTAGTAAAACTTCTTGTTTGTCTTCTACTAGCAGAAATAACCAAAATAACAGCGTCGAGGATTCATCTGCTAAACCAAGACCCACCAATTCCTGCAACAGCAGTGAGAAACTAGACAACCACATGACTTTCAATAGAAAGGACACCACAACTTGCATAAGAACCCAATCTTTCATCGCTGGTAACGACACTGATAGCAAGAGTATTGATTTCAACCATATTAGTCCAAGCAAAACCAACCAAAAGCAGAGCTATGGAGATGCTAGGAATAGTGGTGGTTTGGCTCCAGTTTTTGGTATATCTGCAAAGATTGATCTTCAACACACTACAG GCAACGCTAACTTGAGGTTTAATTGTAACACATGTTCAGAAACTGAACCGCAGAGGTGCAGAAGATCAGATGGTAAGAAATGGAGATGCAGCAGGAATGCTGTTCCTCGTCAAAAGTACTGTGAGACGCACATGCACAGAGGAGCCAAAAAGATAATGGCAGCCTCAGACTCGGTCATTGTCGAGCCTTCAAAACCTTCCTCATACAGGTTTTGCCATCAAGTTATACCTAAAAATGATGGTACTGGAATAAACTTGAACACCAGTCTTTCCATTTCAACACTCCCAGATCCTCAAAACATTACGGAAGACGATGACTCTAACAGTAACAGTACTAGTGATGCAACCACTATCACTGATGAAATACCAGCATTTGTGTCTCATTAG
- the LOC104246566 gene encoding growth-regulating factor 9 isoform X2 yields MQPHLSSATPLSHSGKDEREKNEGSPPCIKLSLGYVVEEEEKGVNAIAKSVFTTVQFHELQLQAVIFKYIVSGLPVPFHLFFTIWNTVSSSLGSAVINKLYPTLGRFDYASMMDPEPGRCRRTDGKKWRCKRDVIPGQKYCGQHMHRGRRSRKLVEASEHVMKSDDICITPKRTKLYANSDDPGSKCAPASSKTSCLSSTSRNNQNNSVEDSSAKPRPTNSCNSSEKLDNHMTFNRKDTTTCIRTQSFIAGNDTDSKSIDFNHISPSKTNQKQSYGDARNSGGLAPVFGISAKIDLQHTTETEPQRCRRSDGKKWRCSRNAVPRQKYCETHMHRGAKKIMAASDSVIVEPSKPSSYRFCHQVIPKNDGTGINLNTSLSISTLPDPQNITEDDDSNSNSTSDATTITDEIPAFVSH; encoded by the exons ATGCAGCCTCATCTCTCTTCTGCCACACCCCTTTCTCACTCTg GAAAAGATGAAAGAGAGAAGAATGAAGGGTCACCACCTTGCATAAAGTTGTCTTTAGGCTATGTGgttgaggaagaagaaaaagGTGTCAATGCCATTGCCAAGTCTGTGTTCACAACAGTCCAGTTTCATGAACTACAGCTCCAAGCTGTGATTTTTAAGTACATAGTCTCTGGTCTTCCAGTTCCTTTTCATCTCTTTTTCACCATTTGGAATACTGTTTCCAGCTCCTTGGGCTCTGCTGTAATCAACAAACTTTACCCTACCT TGGGAAGATTTGATTACGCAAGCATGATGGATCCTGAACCAGGGAGGTGCAGAAGAACTGATGGTAAGAAATGGAGGTGCAAAAGGGATGTGATTCCAGGCCAGAAGTACTGTGGGCAGCACATGCATAGGGGTCGTCGTTCAAGAAAGCTTGTGGAAGCTTCCGAACATGTTATGAAATCAGATGATATATGTATCACTCCCAAGAGAACTAAACTGTATGCTAATTCTGATGATCCCGGTAGCAAATGTGCTCCTGCTAGTAGTAAAACTTCTTGTTTGTCTTCTACTAGCAGAAATAACCAAAATAACAGCGTCGAGGATTCATCTGCTAAACCAAGACCCACCAATTCCTGCAACAGCAGTGAGAAACTAGACAACCACATGACTTTCAATAGAAAGGACACCACAACTTGCATAAGAACCCAATCTTTCATCGCTGGTAACGACACTGATAGCAAGAGTATTGATTTCAACCATATTAGTCCAAGCAAAACCAACCAAAAGCAGAGCTATGGAGATGCTAGGAATAGTGGTGGTTTGGCTCCAGTTTTTGGTATATCTGCAAAGATTGATCTTCAACACACTACAG AAACTGAACCGCAGAGGTGCAGAAGATCAGATGGTAAGAAATGGAGATGCAGCAGGAATGCTGTTCCTCGTCAAAAGTACTGTGAGACGCACATGCACAGAGGAGCCAAAAAGATAATGGCAGCCTCAGACTCGGTCATTGTCGAGCCTTCAAAACCTTCCTCATACAGGTTTTGCCATCAAGTTATACCTAAAAATGATGGTACTGGAATAAACTTGAACACCAGTCTTTCCATTTCAACACTCCCAGATCCTCAAAACATTACGGAAGACGATGACTCTAACAGTAACAGTACTAGTGATGCAACCACTATCACTGATGAAATACCAGCATTTGTGTCTCATTAG